The window CCAGCGTTTGTTGATAAAGTAGGCGCCGCAACGGGTGGATTCTTCTTCCACGATGTCGGAAGCCTGACGCTTGGTGCCCACGAACACGATTTTCTTGCCCTGGGCGGCGGATTTCTTCATGAACTCATAGGCCTGATCCAGAAGTTGGCTGGTTTTGGTTAAATCGATGATGTAAATACCGTTGCGCTCGCCCCAGATGTAGGGTTTCATTTTGGGGTTCCAGCGGTGAACCTGGTGGCCGAAGTGGACGCCGGCTTCCAGCAACTCTTGTAGGGATGCGACTGGCATATGTAGTTCTTTCTCCTTTAATAATGGTTTCACGTGGGTGATACAGACAATACCAAACTAAGCGGCAATATTTGCAGCGCTCTGCTCTCTTCAGTGAATAAAAAATCAGTGAGGGACGAGTTTGCAAAAGATGCTCAAATAATCTTACACACTGAAACATTTTCTACAAGCAACGGGTTCCACAAACAACAGGGAACGGTGCCGGTAGTGCCGAGTGTGTCCGACGTCACTCTATCTTACAGAAGCCTGCGGCTTGCCTTCAACCTTTAATTATTGGTGGCTTGCACAGCTTTCTTGCCGCGTCCGCTTTTTTTATCGGTCACCATGGCGTCGGTCAGGGCGATTTTGGCCAGCGGCTCCCGGCTATACTGCTTAAAGAAGACCAGTTTGTGGGCGGTCTTGATGTTGTCCACATTGAAAGTAATGTTGCTGGTGACATGCGTATTGGGCGTGATTTTACTGAACCACATGCCGGTATCGCCAAACGGGGAGGGGTAGAACAGGTTGCCGTATTCGTCCTCCAGCCCGATTTCAAAGGTGGAGAAGGTGTTTTCGGTGTGATTGGTCACATCCAGGGTCAAATTGATCTCGGTGGGCTCCCCAAAGGGGTCCTTGTCAAAGCGAAGGCCCAGCACTTTGACTTTCAGGCCTTCCAGGGCGTAGTTTTCAGCGGAGGCGTCCGGCATATTCATGGTGGGCAAGTGTAAATCTTCGGCCAGCTTCACCCGGATTTCAGCACCGGGCTGAATCATGGCGCTTTTGCCTTTGGTCAGCATGGCGGCAGTCAACCCGATGGTGCCACCGACAGCAGCACCCCCGGCCAGGGCATAGCCATTGGAGGCCGCCACGGCCGCCAGACCGCCGTATTTGAGTACCATGACCGCACCGGCAATGCCCCCTACGGCGGTAAAGCCGGAGGCCCGACCTACCACCTTGGCGGCGGCCTTTAATTTGGGGTCTCGGGTGGTGTTTTTGCCCTCAATGGAAATCTCCCGGCCATCCGGGGTAATCATGTAATCAAACTTGGTGCTGATGTAGCCGTTGCGGCCCGCCCGCTTGGGGCCTTCCATTTCTTCAACCAGCCCATGCACGATGGTGCCCTTGGGAATGACCACCTTGCCGTCCACGGTGTAGTCCTTGCTGACTTTCCCGAAAAACTCGTCCCCTTCCACGCTGACCCCGGTGGTCACGGCGGTGGAAATCACCATATCCAGCGTGCTGCCGAGAGGGATGTCCTTGATGTCGTCTTCATTTACGGTGGGGGTGTTGTTTCGCTTGTTGGTCTGAATGACATTTCCCTTCAGTACGGTGGAACCGGCCTGCTGGGCGAAGGACAGTCCAGTCACCGGCGTCTGTCCAAGCAGCAGGGTACCCAGCAGCAGGCTTGCGGCGATTTGCTTGATTGCAGGACAGGGCTGATGATGATGGGTCATTCGACTAAACTCCGAATTTCAGGCTGGTGCAATATAGATGAGGAAAATGCAATCCGGTTCCTTTTTTCGTCATTCGCACCGCTGGGTTTTAGCGATAAAAATCATAAAACCAAACGCTCTTTTCAGTTTACCTGACCGCAAGGGCCTCGGCTATCCCCTGAATGCCTGAGGCGTAGTGTTTACGCTTGAGCTTGCAAGAAATGCCCGAGGGTCTGTTGGGGCTTAGAGGGGCTGTACACCCCTTCTCAGGGAGGGACGCCTTGCAAGTGGCGGTTTGATTCTGGATTGCTTGTGTAAAAAACTTTACCAATGCCTTTTTGTCGTAGATGATTTTTCTGGTAAGATGCGATGGCTTTGTGTGGCAAGTACCCTTGAGATGTGTCCTTTTATGAACGGGGCTGACAGGATGAGTGGTACAGATCTGGCTGAACGCAAGGCACCGCGTGGCATTGAACGTGAATGAAGGATGACCATCCCCTTATGCAACTTTTTGTGGATACCGCTGATCTGAAAGAAATTCGGGAAGCCGCCTCATTGGGCGTCATTTCCGGGGTGACCACCAACCCTAGCCTGCTGGCCAAAAATGGCAGCGGCGATGTCAAAAGCGTCATCCGGGAAATTTGCGAGCTGGTGCCGGATGGCCCGGTGAGCATGGAAGTGATCGGGGAGTCCGCTGAGCAGATGATTAAAGAGGGCAAGGAGTTTGCCACCTGGGCTTCCAATGTCTATGTAAAGGTTCCCTTTTGCGTGGAAGGCATGAAGGCCGTGAAGTGGTTCTCCCAGGAAGGCATTCACACCAACGTGACCCTGGTGTTTTCCACCAATCAGGTGTTATTGGCGGCCAATGCCGGCGCCACCCTGATCAGCACCTTCGTGGGCCGTCTGGATGACATTGGCTTTGATGGCACCCAAATCATTGCGGAATCGGTGGATCTGATGCGCCAGCACGGGTTTTCCAGCAAGATATTGGCGGCCAGCATTCGTCACCCATTGCATGTGACTCAGGCTGCCGCCGCCGGTGCCGATATCGCCACCATCCCCTTTAAAGTGATCAAGCAAATGTATGAACACCCGCTGACCGAGAAGGGCATGAGCCTGTTCAAGGCGGATTGGGAAAAGTTGAACGCGAAATTGGCTGTTTAATGGCTGACTAGAAGGTTTAGATGGGAACTGCGTAAGCGGTTCCTGGATGATTTCCCCGGATTGGCGGGAATGTTTTTATCG is drawn from Vampirovibrio chlorellavorus and contains these coding sequences:
- the fsa gene encoding fructose-6-phosphate aldolase; translated protein: MQLFVDTADLKEIREAASLGVISGVTTNPSLLAKNGSGDVKSVIREICELVPDGPVSMEVIGESAEQMIKEGKEFATWASNVYVKVPFCVEGMKAVKWFSQEGIHTNVTLVFSTNQVLLAANAGATLISTFVGRLDDIGFDGTQIIAESVDLMRQHGFSSKILAASIRHPLHVTQAAAAGADIATIPFKVIKQMYEHPLTEKGMSLFKADWEKLNAKLAV